A genomic segment from Desulfurobacterium pacificum encodes:
- the dapF gene encoding diaminopimelate epimerase, with protein sequence METLNFAKLQGTGNDFVVIDNRNNEFHEFIKPLDVKNAVKIICSRKTGVGADGLILIEKSEIPNTDFKWKFFNSDGSEAEMCGNGARCVSRFVVEKGICPERHKFETKAGIIESEVSGRTVKVKLTQPTDWNLNIKWEGLTLHFVNTGVPHVVVLVDRVQSVNVEEIGRKIRHSPLFAPQGTNVNFAEVRLDRVIVRTYERGVEGETLACGTGATASAIIAAKLYNLKSPVEVEVKSGERLKIYFDREFKNIYLEGETTYVYDGKLKKELLERQMK encoded by the coding sequence GTGGAAACGCTAAACTTTGCAAAACTCCAGGGGACAGGCAACGATTTCGTTGTTATAGATAACAGAAACAACGAATTTCACGAATTCATAAAACCGCTTGACGTTAAAAACGCCGTAAAAATTATCTGCAGCAGAAAAACAGGCGTTGGTGCAGACGGATTAATTCTGATAGAAAAAAGTGAAATACCAAACACTGACTTTAAGTGGAAATTCTTCAACTCTGACGGCTCAGAAGCTGAAATGTGCGGAAACGGTGCAAGGTGCGTCTCAAGGTTCGTAGTAGAGAAAGGTATCTGCCCGGAAAGGCACAAATTTGAAACAAAAGCAGGAATTATAGAATCGGAAGTTAGCGGTAGAACTGTTAAGGTAAAACTGACACAACCAACAGATTGGAATTTAAATATAAAGTGGGAAGGGTTAACACTTCATTTTGTCAATACTGGTGTTCCCCACGTCGTAGTTCTCGTTGATAGAGTTCAGAGCGTTAACGTTGAAGAAATAGGAAGAAAAATCCGCCACTCCCCCCTCTTCGCCCCCCAAGGCACAAACGTAAACTTTGCAGAAGTCAGACTTGACAGAGTAATCGTCAGAACCTACGAAAGAGGCGTTGAAGGAGAAACTTTAGCCTGCGGAACAGGAGCAACGGCTTCAGCTATAATTGCCGCAAAACTCTACAACCTAAAATCACCCGTTGAAGTTGAAGTAAAAAGCGGCGAAAGACTGAAAATTTACTTTGACAGAGAATTTAAAAACATCTACCTTGAAGGAGAAACAACCTACGTTTATGACGGAAAACTGAAAAAGGAACTGTTAGAAAGGCAAATGAAATGA
- the coaE gene encoding dephospho-CoA kinase (Dephospho-CoA kinase (CoaE) performs the final step in coenzyme A biosynthesis.): MLIGVTGNIGSGKSTFCKFLRLKGFKVINGDELAKSFLKKGHEVYDKVVKTFGEEILNGEGEIDKKKLGNLVFNNKEKLEELTAIIHPFVLETIEKLKKKKETIFFEAAVIVEYGWQEIFDAIVTVYAYRGQRLLRAAKKFGLKNAILRDRMQLPYAVKFKYTDYLICNTKNLLHLKEQSERLIEQVTE; the protein is encoded by the coding sequence GTGTTAATTGGAGTAACGGGCAACATAGGTAGCGGAAAGAGTACTTTTTGCAAGTTTTTACGTTTGAAAGGGTTTAAAGTCATCAACGGAGATGAATTAGCAAAAAGTTTTCTAAAGAAAGGACACGAAGTTTACGACAAAGTCGTTAAAACTTTTGGAGAAGAAATATTAAACGGCGAAGGTGAAATAGATAAAAAAAAGTTGGGAAATTTGGTTTTCAACAATAAAGAGAAATTAGAAGAGCTGACGGCTATAATCCATCCGTTCGTTTTAGAAACGATAGAAAAACTGAAAAAGAAAAAGGAAACCATCTTCTTTGAAGCTGCAGTTATAGTTGAATACGGCTGGCAGGAAATTTTTGATGCCATAGTTACCGTTTACGCATATCGGGGACAGAGGCTTTTAAGAGCTGCCAAAAAATTCGGATTGAAAAACGCCATTTTGAGAGACAGAATGCAGTTACCTTACGCTGTTAAATTCAAGTATACCGACTATCTTATATGCAACACTAAAAACCTTTTGCACCTTAAAGAGCAATCTGAAAGGCTTATAGAACAGGTCACGGAGTAA
- a CDS encoding DUF4149 domain-containing protein: protein MLYYYILKSFYLYAIALWSGSAFFVTLFSAPAAFKVFPKEEAGRYTEFLLGKYFSLCFILSMLSITSFYLLIKNNLSFASAFNILLLLLAGMLNLINGFYLYPKAVKLKVEYYETNSKEKYDSFLKIHKISMLLNSITLLCLWMVLGITSLFLTF, encoded by the coding sequence ATGCTATATTATTACATACTGAAGTCATTTTATCTGTACGCAATCGCCCTTTGGAGCGGTAGCGCTTTCTTCGTTACTCTATTTTCAGCACCCGCAGCATTCAAAGTTTTTCCAAAAGAAGAAGCTGGAAGGTACACCGAATTCCTTTTAGGCAAATACTTTTCTTTATGTTTTATACTTAGTATGCTGTCTATAACGAGCTTTTACCTATTGATAAAGAACAACTTATCTTTCGCTTCCGCATTCAATATCCTACTTCTCCTTTTAGCAGGAATGTTAAATCTTATCAACGGCTTTTATCTATATCCCAAAGCTGTTAAACTGAAAGTTGAATATTATGAGACTAACAGCAAAGAGAAATACGACTCCTTCCTCAAAATCCATAAAATTTCTATGCTACTAAACTCTATTACATTACTGTGTCTATGGATGGTATTAGGAATAACTTCTCTATTTTTAACCTTTTAA
- a CDS encoding AMP-dependent synthetase/ligase has product MKTFVERVYENVEKLSDKEAFIEKKNGKYRTITYREFGNLIATIQEKLTPLEPEDRVAIFMENRPEWIAAFFATTFKGGINVPVDYLLSTEELFNILKDSQPRYIITSNANVEKAKEAIKDMGYHVKIINVDELKAEEGKIQFLARDKDSVAVILYTSGTTGNPKGVMLTIGNLDHNVRAVENLGFLNENDRFVAILPFHHTYPLMTTVLLPTALGLPLAFIEKLTPTDILSTINEQKVTILIGVPKLYQVIHHNIMAEIKKLPPLKRRLVISALKLFRKFDVKPVEKKVFKEIHNRIGKNLRYMISGGAKLSEEVWKDFEAFGFNILEGYGLTETSPLISVNRPDAKKIGTAGPPVDEVEVKTTEKGEIIVKGPNVMKGYYNKPEETKKVIKDGWFYTGDLGFVDEDGFIHITGRAKEVIVLDNGKNVYPEDIEIEILKSPYVLEVGIFYDGTMKALVRPDFELLMEEGIENVKDFIKKEIHKYTKHLQPYKKVKEFKIVDRELPRTRIGKLRRFLLPQVWNEVE; this is encoded by the coding sequence ATGAAAACGTTCGTTGAAAGAGTTTATGAGAATGTAGAAAAGCTTTCAGACAAAGAGGCATTCATTGAGAAGAAAAACGGCAAATACAGAACCATAACCTACAGAGAATTCGGGAATTTAATAGCAACAATCCAGGAAAAATTAACTCCCTTAGAACCTGAAGATAGAGTAGCAATTTTTATGGAAAATAGACCCGAGTGGATAGCTGCATTTTTCGCCACCACGTTTAAAGGAGGAATAAACGTTCCCGTTGACTATCTCCTCTCTACAGAAGAATTATTTAACATTTTAAAAGACTCTCAACCAAGATACATAATCACTTCAAACGCAAACGTAGAAAAAGCAAAAGAAGCAATAAAAGACATGGGATACCATGTAAAAATAATCAACGTTGATGAACTAAAAGCAGAAGAAGGAAAAATCCAGTTTTTAGCAAGAGACAAAGATAGCGTTGCTGTAATACTCTACACTTCCGGAACGACAGGAAATCCAAAAGGCGTAATGTTAACAATCGGTAACCTTGACCATAACGTAAGAGCAGTGGAGAACTTAGGATTTCTGAACGAAAATGACAGGTTCGTTGCTATCCTTCCATTTCACCATACCTATCCATTAATGACAACAGTTTTACTACCAACAGCTTTAGGGCTTCCCTTAGCGTTTATAGAGAAACTAACGCCAACAGACATACTTTCAACGATTAATGAGCAGAAAGTAACCATTTTGATAGGCGTTCCGAAACTCTATCAGGTAATCCACCACAACATAATGGCTGAAATTAAAAAGCTTCCACCTTTAAAGAGGAGGTTAGTCATAAGTGCGCTAAAACTATTCAGAAAGTTTGACGTTAAACCTGTTGAGAAAAAAGTATTTAAAGAAATACACAACCGCATAGGGAAAAATTTGAGATACATGATAAGCGGCGGAGCAAAGCTGAGCGAGGAAGTATGGAAAGATTTTGAAGCTTTTGGATTTAACATATTAGAAGGTTACGGGCTGACAGAAACATCTCCGCTTATATCGGTAAACAGACCTGATGCCAAGAAGATAGGAACGGCAGGACCTCCTGTTGATGAAGTTGAAGTTAAAACAACGGAAAAGGGCGAGATTATCGTTAAAGGTCCAAACGTAATGAAAGGCTACTACAACAAGCCGGAAGAAACAAAAAAGGTGATAAAAGACGGCTGGTTTTACACGGGAGACTTAGGCTTTGTTGATGAAGATGGGTTTATTCATATAACCGGAAGGGCGAAGGAAGTTATCGTTTTGGATAACGGGAAAAACGTTTATCCGGAAGATATAGAAATAGAGATTTTGAAGAGTCCTTATGTGTTGGAGGTGGGGATTTTTTACGATGGAACAATGAAAGCCCTTGTCCGCCCAGACTTTGAACTCTTAATGGAAGAAGGAATAGAAAACGTTAAAGACTTTATCAAAAAAGAAATCCACAAATATACAAAGCACCTTCAACCTTACAAAAAGGTAAAAGAGTTCAAAATCGTTGACAGAGAACTACCGAGAACGAGAATAGGAAAACTGAGAAGGTTCTTACTACCACAGGTATGGAACGAGGTTGAATAG
- a CDS encoding AI-2E family transporter — MRKYLSEIYFIGTLAVLVLSLFLMQPAVMPFFLGSAFAYVSHPLFRFFSKVTNGRRRISAVLTLATVLWVIFIVLFIILPTVVSQVQSFIEFLPHLIKKVDTFIYGFFGEHFFKKFSTGTLTFQSILKGLYTQLGSMPIGNLIQRLFSGVFSAISITINAVLVPLITYYMLVNAEKIKELYLLLSPISIKDELRKLIDKVHDALSSYLIGQMFVALFVGIYIALGLYIVGIKYAFLIGFVAGVLNMIPYVGFFSGLIPSVLLAIFDNGTLTAVIGVLTVFLTEVGLENLIYPIIMSRTTGINPLLILFSIFVGGYLGGFLGIVIAVPIAVMVVPVFESFIEKKENGSVNWSNGQHR, encoded by the coding sequence ATGAGGAAATACCTGAGTGAAATTTACTTTATAGGAACTCTCGCCGTTCTCGTCTTATCTCTGTTTTTGATGCAACCGGCAGTAATGCCGTTCTTTTTAGGTTCTGCTTTTGCCTACGTTTCCCATCCACTTTTCAGGTTCTTTTCAAAAGTAACAAATGGTAGAAGAAGAATCTCAGCAGTACTAACGTTAGCAACAGTCTTATGGGTAATTTTTATAGTTCTTTTCATCATCCTCCCAACAGTTGTATCTCAGGTTCAAAGTTTTATTGAATTCCTGCCACATCTTATTAAAAAAGTGGACACTTTTATATACGGATTTTTCGGCGAACATTTCTTTAAAAAGTTTTCAACAGGCACTTTGACCTTTCAATCCATACTAAAAGGCTTGTACACCCAGCTCGGCTCTATGCCCATAGGAAACCTTATTCAAAGACTTTTCAGCGGCGTCTTTTCAGCTATCAGTATAACAATAAACGCAGTTTTAGTTCCTCTTATAACTTACTATATGCTGGTAAACGCAGAGAAAATAAAGGAGTTATATCTACTGCTTTCCCCAATTTCTATTAAAGATGAGTTGAGGAAACTGATAGACAAGGTTCACGACGCCCTTTCCAGCTACCTTATAGGTCAAATGTTTGTCGCACTTTTCGTCGGAATCTACATAGCGTTAGGGCTTTACATTGTTGGAATAAAGTATGCCTTCCTTATAGGCTTTGTCGCCGGCGTTCTAAATATGATTCCTTACGTGGGATTCTTTTCCGGATTAATTCCTTCAGTTCTTTTGGCGATTTTTGATAACGGTACCTTAACGGCAGTTATCGGTGTTTTAACGGTTTTTCTTACAGAAGTAGGTTTGGAAAATCTAATCTATCCAATAATAATGAGCAGAACAACAGGAATAAATCCACTGCTAATTCTGTTCTCTATCTTCGTTGGAGGGTATTTAGGGGGATTTTTGGGAATAGTCATTGCCGTTCCGATAGCTGTTATGGTTGTACCGGTTTTTGAAAGTTTCATAGAGAAGAAGGAGAACGGAAGTGTTAATTGGAGTAACGGGCAACATAGGTAG
- a CDS encoding TIGR00282 family metallophosphoesterase → MRILFIGDVVGRPGRKAVHQFLEENRNRYDFCILNGENAAGGFGLTEKITKALLSYGADVITGGNHTFDKKEIYQFIDKYPILRPANYPEGTPGKGFDVFEVCGKKVLVINLMGRVFVECLDNPFRTFDRIVEETEADVVVVDFHGEATSEKQAFGYYVDGRATAVFGTHTHVQTADLRQLPKGTLYITDAGMCGAVESVIGMGVEEGIFRFVKQLPVKFKVPEKPKLIQFCGVSFEIDKEGDVSNFERIQEFYVRREDGSYIRREKAIGED, encoded by the coding sequence ATGAGAATACTTTTCATAGGTGACGTTGTAGGAAGACCAGGAAGAAAAGCGGTTCACCAGTTTTTAGAAGAAAACAGAAATAGGTACGACTTCTGCATTCTTAACGGAGAGAACGCAGCCGGAGGGTTCGGCTTAACGGAAAAAATAACGAAAGCTTTGCTATCGTACGGCGCCGACGTAATAACCGGCGGCAATCATACCTTTGACAAAAAGGAGATATATCAGTTTATAGATAAGTATCCGATACTGAGACCGGCTAACTATCCTGAAGGAACTCCCGGGAAGGGTTTTGATGTTTTTGAAGTCTGTGGGAAGAAAGTTTTGGTTATCAATCTAATGGGTAGAGTTTTCGTTGAATGTCTTGATAATCCTTTCAGGACTTTTGACCGAATAGTTGAAGAAACGGAAGCGGATGTGGTGGTGGTGGATTTTCACGGCGAAGCTACATCAGAAAAACAGGCGTTCGGCTACTACGTTGATGGAAGGGCTACCGCTGTTTTTGGAACTCATACCCACGTTCAGACTGCCGACCTGAGACAACTGCCCAAAGGAACCCTTTACATAACAGATGCTGGAATGTGCGGAGCAGTGGAATCTGTAATTGGAATGGGGGTAGAGGAGGGGATTTTTCGCTTCGTAAAACAGCTACCCGTAAAGTTTAAAGTCCCCGAAAAGCCAAAATTGATACAATTTTGCGGAGTTTCTTTTGAAATAGATAAAGAAGGCGACGTTTCCAATTTTGAAAGAATACAGGAATTCTACGTAAGGAGAGAAGATGGCAGTTATATTAGACGGGAAAAAGCTATCGGAGAAGATTAA
- a CDS encoding ATP-binding protein: MKTVPYINQQICIGCGICADVCPKDVFVMCSEKAVVMYPEKCNGCDICVENCPVDAITMKWSDL; this comes from the coding sequence TTGAAAACTGTACCTTACATTAATCAACAGATATGTATTGGATGTGGAATCTGCGCTGACGTTTGCCCTAAGGACGTATTTGTAATGTGCAGTGAAAAAGCTGTAGTCATGTATCCAGAAAAGTGCAACGGCTGCGATATTTGTGTTGAAAACTGCCCTGTTGATGCAATCACTATGAAATGGTCTGACCTTTAA
- a CDS encoding helicase-related protein, giving the protein MSVNFANDLTFFTNEEGRKLIDRFKTLFNDTKELDIIVGYFYLSGLHQLYEELEKVDRIRIIVGMQIGKEVFDLVEKAKNVEETRNEYLQKVVEELSRGDYEDSIEKEKAIRKFIEWIKNGKLQIKYYPHSPLHAKLYIFKSRSGIDLGRVITGSSNFTISGLKENLEFNVELKNRADVEFAINRFEALWKECKDISEDIVKTIKEKTYLNETISPYELYLKFLYEFLQDQIDYDKENEFLFLPPGFKKLQYQLEAVADAESKLKRHGGVFLSDVVGLGKTFIASMLAAKLQKKILVFAPPHLTEYWEDTLREFRVPAKVISSGLLRNLSPEEFKDYSVVIVDEAHRFRNEETKSYETLHSICKGKKVILITATPYNNKPSDIKSQLLLFQNRYRSTIPGVTNLENFFKHLEWKIKRVDRKKNPEKFKEVLKECGKEIRTKILRYVMVRRTRKEVEKFFKEDLKAQGVSFPEVKPPKRIYYLLDKELDNLYNKTIETIKNLSYARYRPALYLKTKLKENDPEFISQMNLSGLMKTLLLKRLESSFEAFRKTLDRFLESHERFLNMFEKEGKILVSKDVDVYELLEEDNIDELLELVEEGKIREYTKEELSPDFYEKLKTDTEIIRTLRNRWLKVNRDPKLSKFLELLSGKDSILSKAKKILIFTEFSETAEYLGKKLKETFGNCVLVYSSKSKPSVRKEIIANFDPNAIKRKDNIKILITTDVLAEGINLHRSNIIINYDIPWNPTKVLQRVGRINRVGTSFKEIYIYNFFPVGTTEKELGLEAAAIAKLQAFHQALGEDAKYLTEEEEVDAHGLFEKINSVKEEEDEEESFLKYVKLLREIKKENPELFEKIKRLPKKARSGRAFKREFLVTLFRKGNLKKIYLSYKDKPPQEIDFLKAIELLETEPSEKGIKIPIESYYDLLTKNRTAFNQSLQEELAKSKSTKSFSRAEQHLIKELKALKNTLKDGKNRKLVQNLTDLINSGKIPKGTLKNLSKKIKEANTVEKKINVIDEFLKSYCFEKKEEKTIYDESHIEVILSQYFGVDRGNLTKQQ; this is encoded by the coding sequence ATGAGCGTTAATTTTGCAAATGATTTAACCTTCTTCACAAACGAAGAAGGAAGAAAACTGATAGACCGATTTAAAACCCTTTTCAACGACACTAAAGAACTTGATATCATCGTTGGCTACTTTTACCTTTCTGGACTTCATCAGTTGTATGAAGAACTTGAAAAAGTTGACAGAATCCGAATTATCGTCGGAATGCAAATTGGAAAGGAAGTTTTTGACCTCGTAGAAAAAGCAAAAAACGTAGAGGAAACAAGAAATGAATACCTTCAAAAAGTTGTGGAAGAACTTTCAAGAGGAGATTACGAAGATTCCATAGAAAAGGAAAAAGCCATAAGAAAGTTCATAGAATGGATAAAAAACGGAAAACTTCAGATAAAATACTACCCTCATTCGCCGCTTCACGCGAAACTCTACATCTTTAAGAGTAGAAGTGGAATAGACCTTGGTAGAGTAATTACAGGTTCTTCAAACTTTACAATCTCAGGACTCAAAGAAAACTTAGAATTCAACGTAGAATTAAAAAACAGAGCAGACGTTGAATTCGCCATTAATCGCTTTGAAGCTCTATGGAAAGAATGTAAGGACATCTCTGAAGATATTGTTAAAACGATTAAAGAAAAAACCTATCTTAACGAAACTATATCTCCTTACGAGCTTTACTTAAAGTTTCTCTACGAATTCCTTCAAGACCAGATTGACTACGATAAAGAAAATGAATTCCTCTTCCTTCCACCAGGTTTCAAAAAGCTACAATACCAGCTTGAAGCCGTTGCCGATGCTGAATCCAAACTTAAAAGGCATGGAGGCGTATTTCTATCTGACGTCGTTGGACTTGGAAAAACTTTTATCGCCTCAATGTTAGCTGCAAAACTGCAGAAAAAAATTTTAGTTTTCGCTCCTCCTCACCTTACAGAATACTGGGAAGATACCTTAAGAGAATTCCGTGTTCCCGCAAAGGTAATCTCTTCAGGACTTTTAAGAAACCTCTCGCCAGAAGAATTCAAAGATTATTCTGTGGTTATCGTTGATGAAGCACACAGGTTTAGAAATGAAGAAACCAAAAGCTACGAAACTTTACACTCAATATGCAAAGGGAAAAAAGTAATTCTCATAACAGCCACTCCTTACAACAATAAGCCATCAGACATTAAAAGTCAGCTCCTTCTCTTCCAGAACCGCTATCGTTCCACCATACCAGGAGTCACTAATCTTGAAAATTTTTTCAAACATCTTGAATGGAAAATAAAAAGAGTTGACAGAAAAAAGAACCCTGAAAAGTTTAAGGAAGTCCTCAAAGAATGCGGAAAAGAAATCAGAACAAAGATTTTAAGATACGTGATGGTAAGAAGAACCAGAAAAGAAGTGGAAAAGTTCTTTAAAGAAGATTTAAAAGCTCAGGGAGTTTCTTTCCCCGAAGTGAAACCTCCAAAGAGAATTTACTACCTTTTAGATAAAGAGCTTGATAACTTATACAACAAAACCATAGAAACGATAAAGAACCTTTCCTATGCAAGATACAGACCTGCCCTTTACCTCAAAACAAAACTGAAAGAAAACGACCCTGAATTTATTTCTCAAATGAACCTTTCAGGTCTTATGAAAACGCTTCTTTTAAAACGCCTTGAAAGCAGCTTTGAAGCCTTTAGAAAAACACTTGATAGATTCCTTGAATCTCACGAAAGATTCTTGAACATGTTTGAAAAGGAAGGAAAAATCCTTGTAAGCAAAGATGTTGATGTATATGAGTTGCTTGAAGAAGACAACATTGACGAACTCTTAGAACTCGTAGAAGAAGGAAAAATCAGGGAATACACCAAAGAAGAGCTCTCCCCTGACTTTTACGAAAAGCTCAAAACCGATACAGAAATAATAAGAACTTTACGAAACAGATGGCTAAAAGTAAATAGAGACCCCAAACTATCTAAATTTTTAGAGCTATTAAGCGGTAAGGATTCTATACTCAGTAAAGCAAAAAAGATACTTATTTTTACAGAATTTTCCGAAACTGCAGAATACTTAGGAAAAAAACTGAAAGAAACTTTCGGAAACTGCGTTTTAGTTTACTCTTCAAAATCAAAACCATCTGTAAGAAAAGAAATTATCGCTAACTTTGACCCTAACGCAATAAAACGCAAGGACAACATTAAAATCCTGATTACAACAGACGTCTTGGCAGAGGGTATAAACCTTCACCGTTCAAACATCATAATCAATTACGATATTCCGTGGAATCCAACAAAGGTTTTACAAAGAGTTGGAAGAATCAACAGAGTAGGAACCTCTTTTAAAGAGATTTACATTTACAACTTCTTCCCTGTAGGAACAACAGAAAAAGAACTTGGACTTGAAGCAGCAGCTATTGCAAAGCTACAGGCTTTCCATCAAGCTCTTGGAGAAGATGCAAAGTATCTAACTGAAGAAGAGGAAGTTGATGCCCACGGATTATTTGAAAAAATCAATTCAGTGAAAGAAGAGGAAGACGAAGAAGAATCCTTTCTTAAATACGTTAAGTTACTAAGAGAAATTAAAAAAGAAAATCCAGAGCTTTTTGAAAAGATAAAAAGACTCCCCAAGAAAGCCCGTTCTGGTAGAGCATTTAAGAGAGAATTTCTTGTAACCCTATTTCGTAAAGGAAACCTAAAGAAAATTTATCTCTCCTATAAAGACAAACCGCCACAAGAGATAGACTTCCTAAAAGCAATTGAACTACTGGAAACAGAACCCTCAGAAAAAGGGATAAAGATTCCTATTGAAAGCTATTACGACCTTCTGACAAAAAACAGAACAGCTTTTAACCAATCTTTACAGGAAGAATTAGCTAAAAGCAAGTCTACAAAAAGCTTCTCAAGAGCTGAACAACACCTGATAAAAGAGTTGAAGGCACTTAAAAATACTTTAAAAGATGGGAAAAATAGAAAGTTAGTTCAAAACCTAACGGATTTAATTAACTCAGGAAAGATACCAAAAGGAACGCTCAAAAACCTTAGCAAAAAAATTAAAGAAGCTAACACCGTTGAGAAAAAAATTAACGTCATAGATGAGTTTCTAAAAAGCTACTGCTTTGAAAAAAAGGAAGAAAAGACTATTTACGATGAATCACATATAGAAGTCATACTATCTCAATATTTCGGTGTTGACCGAGGAAACTTGACAAAGCAGCAGTAA
- a CDS encoding RNA-binding S4 domain-containing protein yields MRLDLFLKLARIVKRRTQAKEMCDEGVVKVNGKKAKAAKEISENDVIEIDTISKYIKFKVVKVPSTKNVSKKESKELIEILEEKRKDLKNIIDLL; encoded by the coding sequence GTGAGGCTGGACCTGTTCCTGAAGTTGGCGAGAATAGTAAAGAGAAGAACTCAGGCGAAGGAAATGTGTGATGAAGGCGTTGTAAAAGTAAACGGGAAAAAGGCAAAAGCGGCAAAAGAGATATCTGAAAATGACGTTATAGAGATAGATACAATCTCCAAGTATATTAAATTCAAAGTTGTTAAAGTTCCATCTACAAAAAACGTTTCAAAAAAAGAATCTAAAGAGCTGATTGAAATCTTGGAAGAAAAGAGAAAAGACTTGAAAAACATTATAGACCTCTTATAA
- the folD gene encoding bifunctional methylenetetrahydrofolate dehydrogenase/methenyltetrahydrofolate cyclohydrolase FolD, with product MAVILDGKKLSEKIKKELKEEVENLKKQGLREPALAVVLVGNDPASEIYVRNKIKSCQAVGIRSVDVKLPEDITQEKLNDIVKELNEDEGIDGIIVQLPLPEHLSCREVIEYISPEKDVDGFHPENAGKCLLGLYEKGLMPCTPAGVMKIFEEYGIELQGKNAVMVGHSNIVGKPLANMMINANATVSVCHVYTKDLASFTKEADILCVATGVPHLIKADMVKEGAVVIDIGISRVNGKIVGDVDFENVKEKAYAITPVPGGVGPMTIAMLLYNTVKAYKMRMNI from the coding sequence ATGGCAGTTATATTAGACGGGAAAAAGCTATCGGAGAAGATTAAAAAGGAACTAAAAGAAGAAGTAGAAAACCTCAAAAAGCAGGGATTGAGAGAACCAGCACTTGCCGTTGTCTTGGTAGGCAACGACCCAGCAAGTGAAATTTACGTAAGAAACAAGATAAAATCCTGTCAAGCTGTTGGAATTCGTTCCGTTGATGTAAAACTGCCAGAAGATATAACTCAAGAAAAGCTAAACGATATAGTTAAAGAACTTAATGAAGACGAAGGAATAGATGGAATAATCGTTCAGCTTCCGCTACCAGAACATCTTTCCTGCAGAGAAGTAATAGAGTACATCTCACCTGAAAAAGACGTTGATGGATTTCATCCAGAGAACGCAGGTAAATGCCTTTTAGGATTGTACGAAAAAGGACTTATGCCTTGCACTCCAGCTGGAGTGATGAAAATTTTTGAAGAGTACGGAATAGAACTTCAAGGTAAAAACGCAGTTATGGTTGGTCACAGCAACATCGTTGGAAAACCTTTAGCCAACATGATGATAAACGCAAATGCTACTGTTTCTGTATGCCACGTTTACACAAAAGATTTGGCATCTTTCACAAAAGAAGCTGATATTTTATGCGTTGCAACAGGTGTTCCTCACCTTATAAAAGCTGATATGGTCAAAGAGGGAGCCGTAGTAATAGACATTGGTATAAGCAGAGTAAACGGTAAAATAGTTGGTGATGTGGATTTTGAAAACGTGAAAGAGAAGGCTTACGCCATAACCCCTGTTCCAGGTGGAGTTGGACCCATGACAATAGCAATGCTTTTATATAATACAGTTAAAGCTTACAAAATGAGGATGAACATTTGA
- a CDS encoding LapA family protein — protein sequence MTFKQTVYSFVVALIVVAVTLFALQNFQDVNVAIPFVGVFHTKLFVVIVFSFIAGFLTAGILSLLLKIITLPETLKKKRKVKGEAGPVPEVGENSKEKNSGEGNV from the coding sequence ATGACGTTTAAACAAACGGTCTATTCATTTGTAGTAGCTCTTATAGTTGTAGCAGTAACCTTGTTTGCTCTTCAAAATTTTCAAGATGTAAACGTTGCCATTCCGTTCGTTGGCGTTTTCCATACAAAGCTTTTCGTAGTAATCGTTTTCTCTTTCATCGCAGGATTTTTAACTGCAGGTATTTTGTCTCTGTTACTTAAAATCATTACACTCCCAGAAACATTAAAGAAGAAAAGGAAGGTAAAAGGTGAGGCTGGACCTGTTCCTGAAGTTGGCGAGAATAGTAAAGAGAAGAACTCAGGCGAAGGAAATGTGTGA